One Phycisphaera mikurensis NBRC 102666 DNA window includes the following coding sequences:
- a CDS encoding DNA recombination protein RmuC gives MPTVTDPANPLLAVALGAAAVLLPLLVTACVVLTVSRARLSRRLAAAEADAAGLRAAAEAAGGLRTLIEASAETLGDRFAALSAEALDVGGRRFLDLADRRLGGTEDAAAARLSALIDPLRSQLDRQAAAVAELERGRRASEGGLKEQLLGLARAQEGLDRRAGELAAALSGSSAQRGRWGELTLRRVAESAGMVDRCDFGEQFHIAADDRRGVLRPDMVVHLPGDRRVVVDAKGVGASYLAACREADEAERERLLGRHLADLETQVKRLSEKAYQRALPRGVDFVVLFVPGDSFLAPAAERRPDLLEWALARNVVIATPTTLVTLLKAVAMGWREQAVSENAARIRDAGAELHRRLQRLTAHLDAAGRGLAEAVTAHNRFLGSFERHALPAARRLEAMDAAGDEPLRAEAPAASTPGPIRSRTPAA, from the coding sequence ATGCCGACCGTGACCGACCCCGCGAACCCGCTGCTCGCGGTGGCGCTCGGCGCCGCCGCGGTCCTGCTCCCGCTGCTGGTGACCGCGTGCGTCGTGCTCACCGTCTCCCGCGCACGGCTCTCGCGCCGCCTCGCCGCGGCCGAGGCCGACGCCGCGGGCCTGCGGGCGGCGGCCGAGGCCGCGGGCGGCCTGCGGACGCTGATCGAGGCGTCGGCCGAGACGCTGGGTGACCGCTTCGCCGCGCTCTCCGCCGAGGCGCTCGACGTCGGAGGCCGCCGCTTCCTGGACCTGGCCGACCGCCGCCTCGGCGGCACCGAAGACGCCGCGGCCGCGCGGCTCTCGGCGCTGATCGACCCGCTGCGCTCGCAGCTCGACCGGCAGGCCGCCGCCGTCGCCGAGCTGGAGCGGGGGCGGCGCGCCAGCGAGGGCGGCCTCAAGGAGCAGCTGCTCGGGCTCGCCCGGGCGCAGGAGGGCCTCGACCGCCGGGCCGGCGAGCTGGCGGCGGCGCTCTCGGGCTCGTCCGCCCAGCGCGGCCGCTGGGGCGAGCTGACCCTGCGACGCGTCGCCGAATCGGCGGGCATGGTCGACCGCTGCGACTTCGGCGAGCAGTTCCACATCGCGGCCGACGATCGGCGGGGCGTCTTGCGGCCGGACATGGTCGTCCACCTCCCCGGCGACCGGCGCGTCGTGGTCGACGCGAAGGGCGTCGGCGCCTCCTATCTCGCCGCCTGCCGCGAGGCCGACGAGGCCGAGCGGGAGCGGCTGCTCGGCCGGCACCTCGCCGACCTCGAGACGCAGGTCAAGCGGCTGTCGGAGAAGGCCTACCAGCGGGCGCTGCCCCGCGGCGTCGACTTCGTCGTGCTCTTCGTGCCGGGCGACAGCTTCCTGGCGCCCGCGGCCGAGCGGCGGCCCGACCTGCTGGAGTGGGCCCTCGCCCGCAACGTCGTCATCGCCACGCCGACGACGCTGGTGACGCTGCTCAAGGCCGTCGCCATGGGCTGGCGGGAGCAGGCGGTCAGCGAGAACGCGGCGCGGATCCGCGACGCGGGCGCGGAGCTGCACCGGCGGCTCCAACGCCTCACCGCCCACCTCGACGCGGCCGGCCGCGGCCTCGCCGAGGCCGTCACCGCGCACAACCGCTTCCTGGGCAGCTTCGAGCGGCACGCGCTCCCGGCCGCCCGGCGGCTGGAGGCCATGGACGCCGCCGGCGACGAGCCGCTCCGGGCGGAAGCCCCGGCCGCCTCCACCCCCGGCCCGATCCGCAGCCGCACGCCCGCCGCCTGA
- a CDS encoding sulfatase-like hydrolase/transferase — MSGRLNVVVFFTDQQRHDTSGLHGCPLDLTPNLDAWGARGTHFAQAITPQPVCGPARACLQTGRFATAIGPGCHTNGRPLPAEADTLAKRFAAAGYATGYFGKWHLAGGGDAVPEESRGGWQHWLAANALEATSDAYQTRLWDAGGHPVDLPGYRVDALTDATIRWISERSGAGEPFLCMLSHLEPHMQNHRDDHPAPAFSAGRYAGRWTPPDLAALPGAHPAVRHLTGGNAQQQLAGYFGMCRRLDEAFGRLMDALISLGRIEDTVVLFASDHACHFRTRNDEYKRSCHEASVRTPCVAHGGPFTGGGRVELPFQLTDVAPTLCGAAGVDPPEGAQGRSAVGLVRREPGAAAAWPEEAFIQVSESVTGRAVRTRRWKYAAEAPDAAPGDRFAAAYTETHLYDLLADPHELINLAGLAAYAPVRERMKERLLRRMAAAGEPAAEVRDAAPPDPMPPQHAQRELRAADDRVPLG, encoded by the coding sequence ATGAGCGGCCGCCTCAACGTCGTCGTCTTCTTCACGGATCAGCAGCGGCACGACACCAGCGGGCTGCACGGCTGCCCGCTCGACCTGACGCCCAACCTCGACGCCTGGGGCGCCCGCGGCACGCACTTCGCGCAGGCCATCACCCCGCAGCCGGTCTGCGGCCCCGCCCGCGCCTGCCTGCAGACCGGCCGCTTCGCGACGGCCATCGGCCCGGGCTGCCACACCAACGGGCGGCCGCTGCCCGCCGAAGCCGACACGCTGGCGAAGCGCTTCGCCGCGGCCGGTTACGCCACGGGCTACTTCGGCAAGTGGCACCTGGCCGGGGGCGGCGACGCGGTGCCCGAGGAAAGCCGCGGCGGCTGGCAACACTGGCTGGCGGCCAACGCGCTGGAGGCGACGAGCGACGCGTACCAGACGAGGCTCTGGGACGCCGGCGGGCACCCCGTCGACCTGCCGGGCTACCGGGTGGACGCGCTCACCGACGCGACGATCCGCTGGATCTCCGAGCGTTCGGGTGCGGGTGAGCCCTTCCTGTGCATGCTCAGCCACCTCGAGCCGCACATGCAGAACCACCGCGACGATCACCCGGCCCCGGCCTTCAGCGCCGGCCGCTACGCCGGGCGGTGGACGCCGCCCGACCTGGCGGCGCTGCCCGGGGCCCACCCGGCGGTCCGCCACCTCACCGGCGGCAACGCCCAGCAGCAGCTCGCCGGCTACTTCGGGATGTGCAGGCGGCTGGACGAGGCCTTCGGGCGGCTGATGGACGCGCTGATCTCGCTGGGCCGGATCGAGGACACGGTCGTGCTCTTCGCGAGCGACCACGCCTGCCACTTCCGCACGCGGAACGACGAGTACAAGCGGTCGTGCCACGAGGCGAGCGTCCGGACCCCGTGCGTGGCGCACGGCGGGCCCTTCACCGGCGGCGGGCGCGTGGAGCTGCCCTTCCAGCTGACCGACGTCGCCCCGACCCTCTGCGGAGCCGCCGGGGTGGACCCGCCCGAGGGGGCGCAGGGGCGCAGCGCCGTCGGGCTCGTGCGCCGCGAGCCGGGCGCGGCGGCGGCGTGGCCGGAGGAGGCCTTCATCCAGGTGAGCGAGAGCGTGACGGGCCGCGCCGTGCGGACCCGGCGGTGGAAGTACGCCGCGGAGGCGCCGGACGCGGCGCCGGGGGACCGCTTCGCCGCGGCCTACACCGAGACGCACCTGTACGACCTCCTCGCCGACCCGCACGAGCTGATCAACCTCGCCGGCCTGGCCGCGTACGCCCCGGTCCGGGAGCGGATGAAGGAGCGGCTGCTGCGGCGGATGGCCGCCGCGGGCGAGCCGGCGGCGGAGGTGCGGGACGCCGCGCCGCCGGACCCGATGCCGCCGCAGCACGCCCAGCGGGAGCTGCGGGCGGCGGACGACCGGGTGCCGCTGGGGTAG
- a CDS encoding alpha-mannosidase — protein MLPKTGHLQFIPSRIEATHRALLAETWAVCGGPLAVSRAEATTAETTIADAHALAYEPVTRTPLFWGKRFDQGWWKVQIPAGEGPRWLDWRDRGEATAYWRGTAVAGIDPGHTRLRLPDDLIASGGTLLIESTCARTGIWVPGAGEGVDARGSEFKGAFLCSRDEEAWAASFDVEVLLGLAIALHRRDNPGRSDLPNGFGWRAPIENLDPLGRRILVGLDAAVDAYDHGGPAALREVTGALLASLPAAATASTVLLTGHMHIDLVWLWPERTGEFKAVHSLANALDVGSRYPELVFNQSQPAMLEAVQRRDPGLHRRLIEAAKPGPEGRPGFEPLGAMYVESDTQLPCGEALVRAFELGQAGFRKLRPDGRDSPIVWLPDVFGYSAALPTIMAGFGVPYFYTTKMHWSGATRIPYSSFKWRGMDGSEVLTHLSWNFYNAAATVDEVLHPALQDRQSGVHDETLLAVGYGDGGGGPNDAMAERVRRMNDLAGMPRTGWGTVEGFFDRLDEKRDRLPTYAGEMYLEYHRGVQTTRSELKARFRALERALQLREAAACLPGGAPAPGSEAAGRLTHAWKRCVFAQFHDYIPGSSVPDVYDEALPELASLAEEMEAAAEASLEASGDRPIVFNPLPVPRTEEVGGRMVELPPLAAVAAASLREADLPATSLSLSAEAATLDNGRVRVVFNASGEAESLASRGTALPLRSPAGRLFTFPDRPAKYEAWDIDLPTLSNGRVVDTPAERSVEGEGTHAPTLVFRRALGRKSRAELRYRLLPGESVVRLEIRLDWRDERTLLKWSAETGFTGGRARYGAPYGAVLRPQSPGPLAHDAAFEVPGSRWAAVSDDTESEGFQLVTEAKYGFGARDGLLHCSLIRSALSTAHSGGGNDSAGTGPSVTDLGEHTIRLAFGPHADSAPRAEQPAALADRLFTPAVEAVGSAAHAGLLGVEGGESLVPAWAKPAADGDGDGAAGARGFTLRLHETLGRRGTATLMLADGFAAERVDLRGRRLGDAGGVDGPRVPIGFTAYQIVSLAIRRK, from the coding sequence ATGCTGCCCAAGACCGGTCACCTCCAGTTCATCCCGTCGCGCATCGAAGCCACGCACCGGGCGCTCCTCGCCGAGACCTGGGCGGTCTGCGGGGGGCCGCTGGCGGTGAGCCGCGCGGAGGCCACGACGGCGGAGACGACGATCGCGGACGCCCACGCCCTCGCCTACGAGCCGGTGACCCGGACGCCGCTGTTTTGGGGGAAGCGCTTCGATCAGGGCTGGTGGAAGGTCCAGATCCCGGCCGGCGAGGGCCCGCGGTGGCTTGATTGGCGCGACCGCGGCGAGGCGACGGCGTACTGGCGAGGCACGGCGGTCGCGGGCATCGATCCGGGGCACACCCGGCTGCGGCTGCCCGACGACCTGATCGCGAGCGGCGGGACGCTGCTGATCGAGTCGACCTGCGCGCGGACGGGGATCTGGGTGCCGGGCGCGGGCGAGGGCGTGGACGCGCGGGGCTCTGAGTTCAAGGGCGCCTTCCTGTGCAGCCGCGACGAGGAGGCCTGGGCGGCCAGCTTCGACGTGGAGGTGCTGCTGGGCTTGGCCATCGCGCTGCACCGCCGCGACAACCCCGGCCGCAGCGACCTGCCCAACGGCTTCGGCTGGCGGGCCCCGATCGAGAACCTCGACCCGCTGGGGCGCAGAATCCTCGTCGGCCTCGACGCCGCGGTCGACGCGTACGACCACGGCGGGCCGGCGGCGCTGCGGGAGGTGACCGGCGCGCTGCTCGCGTCGCTGCCGGCGGCGGCCACGGCCTCGACGGTGTTGCTCACCGGGCACATGCACATCGACCTGGTCTGGCTGTGGCCCGAGCGGACCGGCGAGTTCAAGGCGGTGCACTCGCTGGCGAACGCGCTGGACGTGGGCAGCCGCTACCCCGAGCTGGTGTTCAACCAGAGCCAGCCGGCGATGCTCGAGGCCGTCCAGCGGCGCGACCCGGGGCTCCACCGGCGGCTGATCGAAGCGGCCAAGCCCGGGCCGGAGGGGCGGCCGGGCTTCGAGCCCCTCGGCGCGATGTACGTCGAGAGCGACACGCAGCTGCCCTGCGGCGAGGCGCTGGTCCGCGCCTTCGAGCTGGGGCAGGCGGGCTTCCGGAAGCTCCGCCCCGACGGCCGCGACAGCCCGATCGTCTGGCTGCCCGACGTCTTCGGCTACTCCGCCGCGCTGCCGACGATCATGGCCGGCTTCGGCGTGCCCTACTTCTACACCACGAAGATGCACTGGTCGGGCGCGACACGGATCCCGTACAGCAGCTTCAAGTGGCGCGGCATGGACGGCTCGGAGGTGCTTACGCACCTCTCCTGGAACTTCTACAACGCGGCGGCGACGGTGGACGAGGTGCTGCACCCGGCGTTGCAGGACCGGCAGTCGGGCGTTCACGACGAGACCCTCCTCGCCGTGGGCTACGGCGACGGCGGCGGCGGGCCCAACGACGCGATGGCCGAGCGGGTCCGCCGGATGAACGACCTCGCGGGGATGCCCAGGACCGGCTGGGGCACCGTCGAGGGCTTCTTCGACCGGCTCGACGAGAAACGCGACCGGCTGCCGACCTACGCCGGCGAGATGTACCTGGAGTACCACCGCGGCGTGCAGACGACGCGGTCGGAGCTGAAAGCCCGCTTCCGGGCGCTGGAGCGGGCGCTGCAGCTGCGCGAGGCCGCGGCGTGCCTGCCCGGCGGGGCACCGGCGCCGGGCAGCGAGGCGGCCGGGCGGCTGACGCACGCCTGGAAGCGGTGCGTCTTCGCGCAGTTCCACGACTACATCCCCGGCAGCTCGGTGCCGGACGTGTACGACGAGGCGCTCCCGGAGCTGGCCTCGCTCGCGGAGGAGATGGAGGCGGCGGCGGAGGCCTCGCTGGAGGCCAGCGGCGACCGGCCGATCGTCTTCAACCCGCTGCCGGTGCCGCGGACCGAGGAGGTCGGCGGGCGCATGGTGGAGCTGCCGCCGCTGGCCGCGGTCGCGGCGGCGAGCCTGCGTGAGGCCGACCTCCCGGCCACCTCGCTCTCGCTCTCGGCCGAAGCGGCGACGCTGGACAACGGCCGCGTCCGCGTCGTGTTCAACGCCTCCGGCGAGGCGGAGTCCCTCGCCTCCCGGGGCACCGCCCTGCCGCTGCGGTCGCCCGCCGGCCGGCTGTTCACCTTCCCCGACCGGCCGGCGAAGTACGAGGCCTGGGACATCGACCTGCCCACGCTCTCCAACGGCCGCGTCGTCGACACGCCCGCCGAGCGGAGCGTCGAGGGCGAGGGCACGCACGCGCCGACCCTCGTGTTCCGCCGGGCGCTCGGGCGGAAGAGCCGCGCCGAGCTGCGGTACCGCCTGCTCCCCGGCGAGAGCGTCGTGCGGCTGGAGATCCGGCTGGACTGGCGCGACGAGCGGACGCTGCTCAAGTGGTCGGCCGAGACCGGCTTCACCGGCGGCCGGGCCCGCTACGGGGCGCCCTACGGCGCCGTCCTCCGGCCGCAGAGCCCCGGCCCGCTCGCGCACGACGCCGCCTTCGAGGTTCCCGGCTCCCGCTGGGCGGCGGTGTCGGACGACACCGAGAGCGAGGGCTTCCAGCTCGTCACCGAGGCCAAGTACGGCTTCGGCGCCCGCGACGGCCTGCTGCACTGCAGCCTCATCCGCAGCGCCCTGTCCACCGCCCACTCCGGCGGCGGCAACGACTCCGCCGGCACCGGTCCCTCCGTCACCGACCTCGGCGAGCACACGATCCGCCTCGCCTTCGGCCCGCACGCGGATTCCGCCCCGCGGGCGGAGCAGCCGGCCGCCCTGGCGGACCGGCTCTTCACGCCCGCGGTGGAGGCGGTGGGTTCCGCCGCGCACGCGGGCTTGCTGGGCGTCGAGGGCGGCGAATCGCTGGTTCCCGCCTGGGCGAAGCCCGCGGCGGACGGCGACGGCGACGGAGCGGCCGGGGCCCGCGGCTTCACCCTCCGGCTGCACGAGACGCTCGGCCGCCGCGGCACCGCCACGCTGATGCTCGCCGATGGCTTCGCCGCCGAGCGGGTCGACCTCCGCGGACGGCGGCTCGGCGATGCCGGGGGCGTCGACGGTCCGCGGGTCCCGATCGGGTTCACGGCGTACCAGATCGTGAGCCTGGCGATCCGGCGGAAGTGA
- a CDS encoding IS630 family transposase, translated as MWCIPPEQSAAFVAAMEAVLCLYALAYDPALPVVCMDEQPKQLIGETRRRFTDSTGRRIEDHEYVRHGTCNLWMFTEPLAGWRDVRTSRRRTAADWAHQIQALVDAPRYESATRIRLVCDNLNTHRIASLYEAFEAAEARRIAERIELVHTPAHGSWLNIAECELSVLSRQCLGRRIDTIQEIDREARAWAAARNQSQRGVHWQFTADDARIKLLSLYPRIAA; from the coding sequence ATGTGGTGCATCCCGCCGGAGCAGTCCGCGGCCTTCGTCGCGGCCATGGAGGCGGTGCTGTGCCTGTACGCGCTCGCCTACGACCCGGCGTTGCCGGTGGTGTGCATGGACGAGCAGCCCAAGCAGCTCATCGGCGAGACCCGCCGCCGCTTCACCGACTCCACCGGCCGTCGGATCGAGGACCACGAGTACGTGCGGCACGGCACCTGCAACCTGTGGATGTTCACCGAGCCGTTGGCTGGGTGGCGGGACGTTCGGACCAGTCGGCGACGCACCGCGGCGGACTGGGCCCACCAGATCCAGGCGTTGGTGGACGCCCCGCGTTATGAGTCAGCGACACGGATCCGCCTGGTGTGCGACAACCTGAACACCCACAGGATCGCGTCGTTGTACGAAGCATTCGAGGCAGCAGAGGCGCGGCGGATCGCTGAGCGGATCGAGCTGGTGCACACGCCGGCCCACGGTTCGTGGCTGAACATCGCCGAGTGCGAACTGAGTGTGCTCTCAAGGCAATGCCTCGGCCGACGGATCGACACCATCCAGGAGATCGATCGCGAGGCCCGAGCCTGGGCGGCCGCTCGCAACCAGAGCCAGCGAGGCGTGCACTGGCAGTTCACCGCCGATGACGCCCGGATCAAGCTGCTGAGCCTCTACCCGCGGATCGCTGCGTGA
- a CDS encoding helix-turn-helix domain-containing protein, with product MATKLKNRKLYHVHLTDDEREQLTTLVRSGRVAGWKIQRAQALLKCDESPGAPAWTDEQIAEAFDAGVRTVEGWRKKAVEDGPLSLLERKPQDRAMQRKLDGVGEAQLVTIACSDPPEGHDRWSLRLLAGRLVELKVVDSISREAVRCALQKTV from the coding sequence ATGGCCACGAAGCTCAAGAATCGAAAGCTCTACCACGTCCACCTCACCGACGATGAGCGGGAGCAGCTGACCACGCTGGTCCGCAGCGGCCGCGTCGCCGGCTGGAAGATCCAGCGGGCGCAAGCCCTGCTCAAGTGCGACGAATCGCCCGGCGCTCCGGCCTGGACCGACGAGCAGATCGCCGAGGCTTTCGACGCGGGTGTCCGCACTGTGGAGGGCTGGCGGAAGAAGGCTGTCGAGGACGGTCCGCTCTCGTTGCTCGAACGCAAGCCTCAAGACCGCGCGATGCAACGCAAGCTCGACGGCGTAGGCGAAGCCCAGCTGGTGACGATCGCCTGCTCGGACCCGCCCGAGGGCCATGATCGCTGGAGCCTCCGCCTCCTGGCCGGCCGGCTGGTGGAGCTGAAGGTGGTGGACTCGATCAGCCGCGAAGCGGTGCGGTGCGCTCTTCAAAAAACGGTCTGA
- the sthA gene encoding Si-specific NAD(P)(+) transhydrogenase: MKHYDVVIIGTGPAGQKGAIQAAKLGKSVAIVEKQNVLGGAQINTGTIPSKSLREAALHLTGAAQRGNYSGASRAKQKITIHDLIEISSNVIRHEWEVIRGQFERNGVDLIWGTAHFEGPNLLMIQGDGDSQLVTADRFLVSCGTRPAKPADIPFDNDAIFTSDGLLKLERLPKSMIVVGGGVIGTEYASIMATLGVKVTLVEGRHQLLGFLDSEISGAFMYFMRQQGVTLRMGEKVERIEKVEHRNGTVSTLVQATLESGKKLKAETLLYAVGRQGVCGAMGLDNVGITFDDRERLKVDEHYQTNVDHVYAAGDVIGFPALASTSMEQGRRAIAHAFGQDVGNYNTDLFPYGIYAVPEISMVGKTEEQLTQEGVPYEAGVARYEEIARGQILGDRTGMLKMLIHQDSHKILGVHCMGTGATELVHIGQCVMGLDGTAEFFINNVFNFPTLAEAYKVAAYNGLNKLAHV, from the coding sequence ATGAAGCACTACGACGTCGTCATCATCGGAACCGGCCCCGCCGGGCAGAAGGGCGCCATCCAGGCGGCCAAGCTCGGCAAGTCGGTTGCCATCGTCGAGAAGCAGAACGTGCTCGGCGGGGCCCAGATCAACACGGGGACGATCCCCAGCAAGAGCCTGCGGGAGGCGGCGCTCCACCTCACCGGCGCCGCGCAGCGGGGCAACTACAGCGGGGCGTCGCGGGCGAAGCAGAAGATCACGATCCACGATCTCATCGAGATCTCCTCGAACGTCATCCGCCACGAGTGGGAGGTCATCCGCGGCCAGTTCGAGCGGAACGGCGTCGATCTGATCTGGGGCACGGCCCACTTCGAGGGGCCCAACCTGCTGATGATCCAGGGCGACGGCGACTCGCAGCTGGTCACCGCCGACCGCTTCCTGGTCTCCTGCGGCACGCGGCCGGCCAAGCCCGCCGACATCCCATTCGACAACGACGCGATCTTCACCAGCGACGGCCTGCTGAAGCTCGAGCGCCTCCCCAAGTCGATGATCGTCGTCGGCGGCGGCGTGATCGGGACCGAGTACGCGTCGATCATGGCGACGCTGGGGGTGAAGGTCACGCTCGTGGAGGGCCGACACCAGCTGCTGGGCTTTCTCGACAGCGAGATCTCCGGCGCCTTCATGTACTTCATGCGGCAGCAGGGCGTGACGCTGCGGATGGGCGAGAAGGTCGAGCGCATCGAGAAGGTGGAGCACCGCAACGGCACGGTGTCCACGCTCGTCCAGGCGACGCTGGAGAGCGGCAAGAAGCTCAAGGCCGAGACGCTGCTCTACGCCGTCGGCCGCCAGGGCGTGTGCGGGGCGATGGGGCTGGACAACGTGGGCATCACCTTCGACGACCGCGAGCGGCTGAAGGTCGACGAGCACTACCAGACCAACGTCGACCACGTGTACGCCGCCGGCGACGTGATCGGCTTCCCGGCGCTGGCCAGCACCTCCATGGAGCAGGGCCGCCGGGCGATCGCCCACGCCTTCGGCCAGGACGTCGGGAACTACAACACCGACCTGTTTCCCTACGGCATCTACGCGGTGCCGGAGATCTCGATGGTCGGCAAGACCGAGGAGCAGCTGACCCAGGAGGGCGTGCCCTACGAGGCCGGCGTCGCGCGCTACGAGGAGATCGCCCGGGGCCAGATCCTCGGCGACCGCACGGGCATGCTCAAGATGCTGATCCACCAGGACAGCCACAAGATCCTCGGCGTGCACTGCATGGGGACCGGGGCGACCGAGCTGGTGCACATCGGCCAGTGCGTCATGGGCCTGGACGGCACGGCGGAGTTCTTCATCAACAACGTGTTCAACTTCCCGACCCTCGCCGAGGCGTACAAGGTCGCCGCCTACAACGGGCTCAACAAGCTCGCGCACGTCTAG